From one Tsukamurella tyrosinosolvens genomic stretch:
- the crgA gene encoding cell division protein CrgA, with protein MPKSKVRKKTDYTINTATDSRTPVKVSAPSGRWFVVAFLALMLAGLAWLLVYYVGADPNGMGAPGKPLEWMANLEAWNFAIGFGLMITGLLMTMWWK; from the coding sequence ATGCCGAAGTCGAAGGTCCGTAAGAAGACCGATTACACGATCAACACCGCCACGGATTCGCGCACGCCGGTCAAGGTGAGCGCCCCGTCGGGCCGGTGGTTCGTGGTCGCGTTCCTGGCGCTCATGCTCGCCGGGCTGGCCTGGCTGCTCGTCTACTACGTCGGCGCGGACCCCAACGGCATGGGCGCCCCCGGCAAGCCGCTGGAATGGATGGCGAACCTCGAGGCGTGGAACTTCGCCATCGGTTTCGGCCTGATGATCACCGGTCTGTTGATGACGATGTGGTGGAAGTAG
- a CDS encoding aminodeoxychorismate/anthranilate synthase component II gives MRILVVDNYDSFVFNLVQYLGQLGVEADVWRNDDPRLDDPAAAASQYDGVLLSPGPGTPQRAGQTMPMVEAARAAGSPLLGVCLGHQAIGAVFGATVDRAPELLHGKTSLVHHNGHGVLAGLPDPFTATRYHSLTVLEPTIPDELEITGRTGSGVVMGFQHRELPIHGVQFHPESVLTQGGHRMLANWLAVCGYEVAEARVAELEQEVAAALA, from the coding sequence GTGCGGATCCTCGTCGTCGACAACTATGACAGCTTCGTGTTCAACCTGGTCCAGTACCTCGGCCAGCTGGGCGTGGAGGCGGACGTGTGGCGCAACGACGATCCGCGACTGGACGATCCGGCCGCGGCCGCCTCGCAGTACGACGGCGTGCTGCTCAGCCCCGGCCCCGGTACGCCGCAGCGCGCGGGGCAGACGATGCCGATGGTCGAGGCCGCGCGCGCGGCCGGCTCCCCGCTCCTCGGCGTGTGCCTCGGGCACCAGGCCATCGGCGCGGTCTTCGGCGCGACGGTCGACCGCGCGCCCGAGCTGCTGCACGGCAAGACCTCGCTGGTGCACCACAACGGCCACGGCGTGCTCGCCGGCCTGCCCGACCCCTTCACCGCGACCCGCTACCACTCGCTGACGGTGCTCGAGCCCACGATCCCCGACGAGCTGGAGATCACCGGACGCACCGGCTCCGGCGTGGTGATGGGCTTCCAGCACCGCGAGCTGCCGATCCACGGCGTGCAGTTCCACCCCGAGTCCGTGCTCACGCAGGGCGGCCACCGCATGCTCGCGAACTGGCTCGCCGTGTGCGGTTACGAGGTCGCCGAGGCCCGCGTCGCCGAGCTCGAGCAGGAGGTCGCCGCCGCGCTCGCCTGA
- the pknB gene encoding Stk1 family PASTA domain-containing Ser/Thr kinase translates to MTTPPRRINDRYDLGETLGFGGMSEVHLARDTRLSRDVAIKILRADLARDPSFYERFRREAQNAASLNHPTIVQVYDTGEAQTSSGPLPYIVMEYVDGETLRDVLRRDGTIAPQAAMTWMADVCAALDFSHRNGIVHRDMKPANVMLTRAGEIKVMDFGIARAMSDPSAGMTQTAAVIGTAQYLSPEQARGDSVDARSDVYAAGCVIFELLTGQPPFTGDSPVSVAYQHVREDPPTPSAILDTIPPELDSITLKALSKNPANRYQTAGEMRQDLIRVLAGRKPEAPMVLSDEERDALLTEPAKSRRRAAAPVAAAATAGAATASGTEPSDDDPPTAIVDTTAPADAPARRRHSTPAKTGGRSKLLMLLSAAVIALVLIGGTTWYLLNSRGGEQNATVTSQIGEPAADAQVALQKLGFTVEVQRLPDNAVPAEHVISTLPGPNASVAKGSTVVLQVSTGPKIAAVPDVANKPEKEAREILEKAGFTVAKDVKNDPSPTVVKGNVISTNPAIGTNTQQNTPIQLTVSSGKEQVRVPDVTSTQVEQATSNLKGLGFDVRVQQVDNPAAAGTVVGQNPTGGSNADKGSTVTLQVARAKPITMPNVINQDQNAAIAALIQAGFSRENIRTVVDAPSGLFDRGRVWRTDPDVGAQVDSSSTVVLHVRRS, encoded by the coding sequence ATGACTACCCCGCCGCGTCGCATCAACGACCGCTACGACCTGGGCGAGACGCTCGGGTTCGGTGGCATGTCCGAGGTGCACCTGGCCCGGGACACGCGTCTGTCGCGCGACGTCGCGATCAAGATCCTCCGCGCCGATCTCGCCCGCGATCCGAGCTTCTACGAGCGGTTCCGGCGGGAGGCGCAGAACGCGGCGTCGCTGAACCATCCGACGATCGTGCAGGTCTACGACACCGGTGAGGCTCAGACCTCGTCGGGGCCGCTGCCGTACATCGTGATGGAGTACGTCGACGGCGAGACCCTGCGCGACGTGTTGCGGCGCGACGGGACCATCGCCCCGCAGGCGGCGATGACGTGGATGGCCGACGTCTGCGCGGCGCTGGACTTCAGCCATCGCAACGGCATCGTGCACCGCGACATGAAGCCCGCCAACGTGATGCTCACCCGTGCGGGCGAGATCAAGGTGATGGACTTCGGCATCGCGCGGGCGATGAGCGACCCGTCGGCGGGCATGACCCAGACGGCCGCCGTGATCGGCACCGCGCAGTACCTCTCGCCGGAGCAGGCCCGCGGCGATTCGGTGGACGCCCGCTCGGACGTCTACGCCGCCGGCTGCGTCATCTTCGAGCTGCTGACGGGGCAGCCGCCGTTCACCGGCGACTCGCCCGTCTCCGTGGCGTACCAGCACGTCCGCGAGGACCCGCCGACCCCGTCCGCGATCCTGGACACGATCCCGCCCGAGCTGGACTCCATCACGCTCAAGGCGCTGTCCAAGAACCCCGCGAACCGGTACCAGACGGCCGGCGAGATGCGGCAGGACCTCATCCGGGTGCTGGCGGGCCGCAAGCCCGAGGCGCCGATGGTGCTCTCCGACGAGGAGCGCGACGCGCTGCTCACCGAGCCGGCCAAGTCGCGGCGCCGCGCGGCCGCGCCCGTCGCCGCTGCCGCCACCGCCGGGGCGGCCACCGCCTCCGGCACCGAGCCCTCCGACGACGACCCGCCCACGGCGATCGTCGACACGACCGCCCCCGCGGACGCGCCGGCCCGGCGCCGGCACTCGACGCCCGCGAAGACCGGGGGCCGGTCGAAGCTGCTCATGCTGCTCTCGGCCGCCGTGATCGCGCTGGTGCTGATCGGTGGCACCACCTGGTACCTCCTCAACAGCCGCGGCGGCGAGCAGAACGCCACCGTGACCTCGCAGATCGGCGAGCCCGCCGCGGACGCCCAGGTGGCGCTGCAGAAGCTGGGATTCACCGTCGAGGTGCAGCGCCTGCCCGACAACGCGGTGCCCGCCGAGCACGTCATCTCGACGCTGCCCGGCCCCAACGCGAGCGTCGCCAAGGGCTCGACCGTCGTCCTGCAGGTCTCGACGGGGCCGAAGATCGCCGCGGTGCCCGATGTCGCGAACAAGCCCGAGAAGGAGGCCCGCGAGATCCTCGAGAAGGCGGGCTTCACCGTGGCCAAGGACGTCAAGAACGACCCGTCGCCGACGGTGGTGAAGGGCAACGTCATCTCCACCAACCCGGCGATCGGCACGAACACCCAGCAGAACACGCCGATCCAGCTGACCGTCAGCTCCGGCAAGGAGCAGGTGCGGGTTCCCGACGTGACGAGCACGCAGGTCGAGCAGGCCACGTCGAACCTCAAGGGCCTCGGCTTCGACGTCCGGGTCCAGCAGGTCGACAACCCGGCCGCGGCGGGCACCGTCGTGGGACAGAACCCGACCGGCGGGTCCAACGCCGACAAGGGCAGCACGGTCACGCTGCAGGTCGCCCGGGCGAAGCCGATCACCATGCCGAACGTGATCAATCAGGACCAGAACGCGGCCATCGCGGCCCTCATCCAGGCCGGCTTCTCGCGGGAGAACATCCGCACCGTGGTCGACGCCCCGTCGGGACTGTTCGACCGGGGCCGGGTCTGGCGCACCGATCCGGACGTCGGCGCCCAGGTGGACTCGTCGTCGACGGTCGTCCTGCACGTCCGTCGGTCCTGA
- a CDS encoding serine/threonine-protein kinase, with the protein MSLQTGSVIADRYELLRLIATGGMGQVWEAMDTRLDRRVAVKVLKAEFSEDQEFLARFRNEARTTAALNHPGIAGVYDYGETADQAGGAPLAYLVMELVNGEPLNAVLSRLGHLSQAQALDLLEQTGRALQVAHTAGLVHRDVKPGNILITPTGQVKITDFGIAKAVDAAPVTKTGMVMGTAQYISPEQASGEDATAASDVYSLGVVGYECLAGKRPFSGDGAITVAMKHIRDQPEPLPGDLPAPVRELITLTLGKDPRQRYANGGEFADAVAAVKAGQRPPMPRGWTGAAPAAAAAATGVPETAATAIVPPAARPGPQPVSRSSNPTPRAAAPATYSDGGGWTKAQKTILGVSVALLLLAAAIVGGYFITRDTGNETPLPSTSTSDTGTVAPPPTGTSTAARPVPPRPTTEPPKTVTETSTVEPTTTPPPPKPTTTPPPTTTTPPPTTTETTDPPVTGGEPTTKPPCTGIFGIPLPCNN; encoded by the coding sequence ATGAGTCTGCAGACCGGATCGGTGATCGCCGACCGCTACGAACTCCTCCGGCTCATCGCCACCGGTGGCATGGGCCAGGTCTGGGAGGCGATGGACACGCGGCTCGACCGCCGCGTCGCCGTCAAGGTACTCAAAGCGGAATTCTCCGAGGACCAGGAATTCCTCGCCCGCTTCCGCAACGAGGCCCGCACCACCGCCGCCCTCAACCACCCCGGCATCGCCGGCGTCTACGACTACGGCGAAACCGCCGACCAGGCCGGCGGCGCACCCCTGGCGTACCTGGTCATGGAACTGGTCAACGGCGAACCCCTCAACGCCGTCCTGAGCCGCCTCGGCCACCTGAGCCAAGCCCAGGCCCTCGACCTCCTCGAACAGACCGGCCGCGCCCTCCAAGTCGCACACACCGCCGGCCTGGTGCACCGCGACGTCAAACCCGGCAACATCCTCATCACCCCCACCGGACAGGTCAAGATCACCGACTTCGGCATCGCCAAAGCCGTCGACGCCGCACCCGTCACCAAGACCGGCATGGTCATGGGCACCGCCCAGTACATCTCCCCCGAACAGGCCTCCGGCGAGGACGCCACCGCCGCCTCCGACGTCTACTCCCTCGGCGTCGTCGGCTACGAATGCCTCGCGGGCAAGCGTCCGTTCTCGGGCGACGGTGCCATCACCGTCGCGATGAAGCACATCCGGGACCAGCCGGAGCCCCTGCCGGGCGACCTGCCGGCGCCGGTGCGCGAGCTGATCACGCTGACCCTCGGCAAGGATCCGCGGCAGCGTTACGCGAACGGCGGCGAGTTCGCCGACGCGGTCGCCGCGGTCAAGGCCGGGCAGCGTCCGCCGATGCCGCGCGGTTGGACCGGCGCCGCCCCCGCGGCGGCCGCCGCCGCGACCGGCGTCCCCGAGACGGCCGCCACGGCCATCGTGCCGCCCGCGGCCCGCCCGGGCCCGCAGCCGGTCTCCCGCAGCTCGAACCCGACGCCGCGGGCCGCTGCCCCCGCCACCTACTCGGACGGCGGCGGCTGGACCAAGGCGCAGAAGACGATTCTCGGGGTCTCGGTGGCGCTGCTGCTGCTGGCCGCGGCGATCGTCGGCGGCTACTTCATCACCCGGGACACCGGCAACGAGACGCCCCTGCCGTCGACGAGCACGTCCGACACGGGCACCGTCGCGCCGCCGCCGACGGGGACCTCCACCGCGGCCCGGCCGGTCCCGCCCCGGCCCACGACGGAGCCGCCGAAGACGGTGACCGAGACGTCGACGGTCGAGCCGACCACGACGCCCCCGCCGCCCAAGCCGACGACGACCCCTCCGCCGACCACCACGACGCCCCCGCCCACGACGACGGAGACGACGGACCCGCCGGTCACCGGGGGCGAGCCGACGACGAAGCCGCCGTGTACCGGCATCTTCGGGATCCCCCTCCCCTGCAACAACTAA
- a CDS encoding peptidoglycan D,D-transpeptidase FtsI family protein codes for MNAPIRRISLVVVLLVVALLANATWVQVFRADDLRADSRNERVLLDEYARQRGSILAGGQVMAQSIKTDDRYKYLRTYPENMARAYAPLTGYYSMIYSSSGLEHAEESVLNGSDDRLFGRRVVDLLSGRDPSGGNVITTINPTMQRIAYEKLTTACGSNGPCHGAAVAIEPSTGKILAMVSTPSYDPNPLSSHDTSAVSTTWEQLKDDPDKPMDNRATSWTYPPGSTFKVITTAAALAQGKGVDLSTRLTADKQITLPGGGNTTLQNYAGMTCPESSGGTVSLLQAFQYSCNTAFVDLATAKMQDGGDAIKAMANNFGINSTPDPIPLRVAQSVTGPLSDGAQTGQSAIGQLDVAMTPLQNAVIAATLANGGVRMQPYLVDSFQAPDLTSFGSTKPKQLGQAITPQVAAQMRELMIASEQHTKGSGGRVQIASKTGTAEHSQGQRGGEAPHAWYIGYGPVNDPKVAVAVIIENGGNQGEAATGGSLAAPIGRAVIGAAVNGQGN; via the coding sequence ATGAACGCACCGATCCGCCGCATCTCCCTCGTCGTGGTCCTGCTCGTGGTCGCGTTGCTCGCCAACGCCACCTGGGTGCAGGTCTTCCGCGCCGACGATCTCCGCGCCGACAGCCGCAACGAGCGCGTGCTCCTCGACGAGTACGCGCGCCAGCGCGGCTCCATCCTGGCCGGCGGCCAGGTCATGGCCCAGTCGATCAAGACCGACGACCGGTACAAGTACCTGCGCACCTACCCGGAGAACATGGCGCGCGCGTACGCGCCGCTCACCGGCTACTACTCGATGATCTACAGCTCCAGCGGCCTTGAGCACGCCGAGGAGTCGGTCCTCAACGGCAGCGACGACCGGCTGTTCGGCCGGCGTGTCGTCGACCTGCTGTCCGGGCGCGACCCGAGCGGCGGCAACGTGATCACGACGATCAACCCGACGATGCAGCGCATCGCCTACGAGAAGCTGACCACGGCGTGCGGCTCGAACGGCCCGTGCCACGGCGCGGCCGTCGCGATCGAGCCGTCGACCGGCAAGATCCTCGCGATGGTCTCGACCCCCAGCTACGACCCGAATCCGCTGTCCTCGCACGACACGAGCGCGGTCAGCACGACGTGGGAGCAGCTCAAGGACGACCCGGACAAGCCGATGGACAACCGGGCGACCAGCTGGACCTACCCCCCGGGCTCGACGTTCAAGGTGATCACCACCGCCGCGGCGCTGGCCCAGGGCAAGGGCGTCGACCTGTCGACCCGGCTCACGGCCGACAAGCAGATCACGCTGCCCGGCGGCGGAAACACGACGCTGCAGAACTACGCGGGGATGACGTGCCCCGAATCCTCGGGCGGTACCGTCAGCCTGTTGCAGGCGTTCCAGTACTCGTGCAACACCGCGTTCGTGGATCTGGCCACGGCGAAGATGCAGGACGGAGGCGACGCGATCAAGGCGATGGCGAACAACTTCGGAATCAACTCGACGCCCGACCCCATCCCGCTGCGGGTCGCGCAGTCGGTGACCGGTCCGCTGTCCGACGGTGCCCAGACGGGCCAGTCGGCCATCGGCCAGCTCGACGTGGCGATGACGCCGCTGCAGAACGCGGTGATCGCGGCGACGCTCGCCAACGGCGGCGTCCGCATGCAGCCGTACCTGGTCGACTCCTTCCAGGCTCCCGACCTGACGAGTTTCGGCAGCACCAAGCCCAAGCAGCTGGGGCAGGCCATCACGCCGCAGGTCGCGGCGCAGATGCGGGAGCTGATGATCGCGTCGGAGCAGCACACGAAGGGCTCGGGCGGCCGGGTGCAGATCGCCTCGAAGACGGGCACGGCGGAACACTCCCAGGGCCAGCGCGGCGGCGAGGCGCCGCACGCGTGGTACATCGGGTACGGCCCGGTGAACGATCCGAAGGTAGCGGTGGCGGTCATCATTGAGAACGGTGGAAATCAAGGCGAGGCGGCGACCGGTGGGTCGCTCGCAGCGCCGATCGGACGAGCGGTGATTGGCGCCGCGGTGAACGGGCAGGGGAACTGA
- a CDS encoding FtsW/RodA/SpoVE family cell cycle protein yields MTSGVITPGSGIALDPNRRSRTYELVLLGAATVVTGTSLALVEWAQEQRVTLDLAKYVVAFVVLYGAAHYAVRRFAPYADPVILPVVAMLNGLGLVLIHRLDLGNAHAENGRVTETQEANQQILWTLLGLAVLVAVLALLRDHRTLSKYAYTIGLAGVVFLALPALLPSSLSEINGSKNWIKTPLFNIQPSEISKILLIIFTAAFLVSKRDLFTSAGRRILGIDLPRARDLAPLLLVWIVALGVLGYANDLGTPLLIFFTVLAMVYIATERIGWIIVGLSLAVIGAVAAYELFPHLRVRVEVWRDPFAAYETIGYQPAQALFSLATGGLAGTGLGSGRPTMVPFASTDFIMAAVGEELGLIGLAAVLMLFLVLIFRGFRASLTVRDSFGKLLAAGLASTMAIQLFVVVGGVTKLIPLTGLTTPFMSYGGSSLLTNYALIALLLRISNAAREPKVARKPGAPVPDRPTEIVKRV; encoded by the coding sequence GTGACGTCGGGCGTCATCACTCCCGGTTCGGGCATCGCGCTCGACCCGAACCGACGTTCCCGGACCTACGAGCTGGTCCTCCTCGGCGCCGCCACGGTGGTGACGGGGACCTCGCTCGCGCTGGTGGAGTGGGCGCAGGAGCAGCGGGTCACGCTCGACCTGGCGAAGTACGTGGTCGCGTTCGTCGTGCTCTACGGCGCCGCGCACTACGCGGTGCGGCGGTTCGCCCCGTACGCCGACCCGGTCATCCTGCCGGTGGTCGCGATGCTCAACGGCCTCGGCCTGGTGCTGATCCACCGCCTCGACCTGGGCAACGCGCACGCCGAGAACGGCCGCGTCACCGAGACGCAGGAGGCGAACCAGCAGATCCTGTGGACCCTGCTGGGCCTCGCGGTGCTGGTCGCGGTGCTCGCGCTGCTGCGGGACCACCGGACGCTGTCCAAGTACGCGTACACGATCGGCCTGGCCGGCGTGGTCTTCCTCGCGCTGCCGGCGCTGCTGCCGTCGAGCCTGTCGGAGATCAACGGCTCGAAGAACTGGATCAAGACGCCGCTGTTCAACATCCAGCCGAGCGAGATCAGCAAGATCCTGCTCATCATCTTCACCGCGGCCTTCCTGGTGTCCAAGCGCGACCTGTTCACCTCCGCGGGCCGCCGCATCCTGGGCATCGACCTGCCGCGCGCCCGCGACCTCGCGCCGCTGCTGCTGGTGTGGATCGTGGCGCTCGGCGTGCTCGGCTACGCCAACGACCTCGGCACGCCGCTGCTCATCTTCTTCACCGTCCTCGCGATGGTGTACATCGCCACCGAACGCATCGGATGGATCATCGTGGGCCTGAGCCTCGCGGTGATCGGCGCCGTGGCCGCCTACGAGCTGTTCCCGCACCTGCGCGTGCGCGTCGAGGTGTGGCGCGACCCGTTCGCCGCGTACGAGACCATCGGCTACCAGCCCGCGCAGGCCCTGTTCTCCCTGGCCACCGGCGGCCTCGCCGGCACGGGCTTGGGCTCCGGCCGCCCGACGATGGTGCCGTTCGCCTCGACCGACTTCATCATGGCCGCGGTCGGCGAGGAGCTGGGGCTGATCGGCCTCGCCGCCGTCCTCATGCTGTTCCTGGTGCTGATCTTCCGCGGCTTCCGCGCGAGCCTGACGGTGCGCGACAGCTTCGGCAAGCTGCTGGCCGCCGGCCTGGCCTCGACGATGGCGATCCAGCTCTTCGTCGTCGTCGGCGGCGTCACCAAGCTGATCCCGCTGACGGGCCTGACCACGCCGTTCATGAGCTACGGCGGCTCGTCGCTGCTCACGAACTACGCCCTCATCGCGCTGCTGCTGCGCATCTCCAACGCAGCCCGCGAGCCCAAGGTCGCCCGCAAGCCCGGCGCGCCGGTCCCCGACCGGCCGACCGAGATCGTGAAGCGCGTATGA
- a CDS encoding PP2C family protein-serine/threonine phosphatase has protein sequence MSLVLRYAARSDRGLVRSNNEDSVYAGARLLALADGMGGHAAGEVASQLMINALAPLDDDEPGGDLLDTLEEAMVAGNETIAEQVAEDPELDGMGTTLTAILFAGSKLGLIHVGDSRGYLRRDGQLIRITKDDTFVQTLVDEGRITAEQAHTHPQRSLIMKALTGHEVEPTLTLREAKAGDVYLLCSDGLSDVVSDETIGETLELATEDVSAAADRLIELALKSGGPDNVTVVVARVEDTSFGQSRPIVGGAANDDDEDYVPPANTAAGRAAALRPPKKAPRRVVATDVDEEPETGSRRKWIALGVLLVLLVGGAIGLIVTRSVVNSSYFVAATDKGTIAISHGVKVSIFGRKLNSQQEVVCIAETTGAAERAPQGCTPLTVDDLTPRGRANLAGLPYASSLDDAREQARNLTDRDNLMERCAITTEIEAPAPPAQAPHDPTVPAPSTTPAPPAGETLAPPPAPVTKVVTQTSTPERPCRGGPS, from the coding sequence GTGAGCCTTGTCCTTCGATACGCCGCACGCTCCGACCGGGGCCTCGTCCGCAGCAACAACGAGGACTCCGTGTACGCCGGGGCCCGCCTGCTGGCGCTGGCCGACGGCATGGGCGGCCACGCCGCCGGCGAGGTCGCCTCGCAGCTGATGATCAACGCCCTCGCGCCCCTCGACGACGACGAGCCCGGCGGCGACCTCCTCGACACCCTCGAGGAGGCGATGGTCGCCGGCAACGAGACCATCGCCGAGCAGGTGGCCGAGGACCCCGAGCTCGACGGCATGGGCACGACGCTCACCGCGATCCTCTTCGCCGGCTCCAAGCTGGGCCTGATCCACGTGGGCGACTCCCGCGGCTACCTGCGGCGCGACGGCCAGCTCATCCGCATCACCAAGGACGACACCTTCGTCCAGACCCTCGTCGACGAGGGCCGGATCACCGCCGAGCAGGCGCACACCCACCCGCAGCGCTCGCTCATCATGAAGGCGCTCACCGGGCACGAGGTGGAGCCCACGCTCACCCTGCGCGAGGCGAAGGCGGGCGACGTCTATCTGCTGTGCTCCGACGGCCTCTCCGACGTGGTCAGCGACGAGACCATCGGCGAGACCCTCGAGCTGGCGACCGAGGACGTCAGCGCCGCCGCCGACCGGCTCATCGAGCTGGCGCTCAAGTCCGGCGGCCCCGACAACGTCACCGTCGTGGTGGCCCGCGTCGAGGACACCAGCTTCGGGCAGAGCCGCCCCATCGTCGGCGGCGCCGCGAACGACGACGACGAGGACTACGTCCCGCCGGCCAACACCGCCGCCGGCCGGGCCGCCGCGCTGCGCCCGCCGAAGAAGGCCCCCCGCCGCGTCGTCGCGACCGACGTCGACGAGGAGCCCGAGACCGGCTCGCGCCGCAAGTGGATCGCCCTCGGCGTGCTGCTCGTGCTGCTCGTCGGCGGTGCCATCGGCCTCATCGTCACCCGCTCCGTGGTGAACTCCAGCTACTTCGTCGCGGCCACCGATAAGGGCACCATCGCCATCTCGCACGGCGTGAAGGTCTCGATCTTCGGGCGGAAGCTGAACTCGCAGCAGGAGGTCGTCTGCATCGCGGAGACCACGGGCGCCGCGGAGCGCGCCCCGCAGGGCTGCACCCCGCTCACCGTCGACGACCTGACGCCGCGCGGCCGCGCCAACCTGGCCGGACTGCCCTACGCGAGCTCGCTCGACGACGCCCGAGAACAGGCCCGCAACCTCACCGACCGCGACAACCTCATGGAGCGGTGCGCGATCACCACGGAGATCGAGGCGCCCGCCCCGCCGGCGCAGGCCCCGCACGACCCGACCGTCCCGGCACCGTCGACCACGCCTGCGCCGCCCGCCGGCGAGACGCTCGCGCCGCCCCCGGCGCCCGTCACCAAGGTCGTGACGCAGACGTCGACGCCGGAGCGGCCCTGCCGCGGAGGCCCCTCGTGA
- a CDS encoding FHA domain-containing protein FhaB/FipA, translating into MQGLVLQLTRAGFLLLLWLCIWLVISALRSDARLASGLRPRQKEAKAPRRALFSRTSKVAKYLVVTHGPLANTRITLGQQPVLIGRADDSTLVLNDDYASTRHARLARDGDDWYVEDLGSTNGTYLARNKVTTPTRVPLGTPVRVGKTVIELRP; encoded by the coding sequence GTGCAGGGACTCGTGTTGCAGTTGACCCGGGCGGGCTTCCTCCTGTTGCTGTGGCTGTGCATCTGGCTGGTCATCAGCGCGCTCCGGTCCGATGCGCGCCTGGCGTCGGGCCTGCGGCCCCGGCAGAAGGAGGCCAAGGCACCCCGTCGGGCCCTGTTCTCCCGCACCAGCAAGGTCGCGAAGTACCTCGTGGTCACCCACGGCCCGCTCGCCAACACGCGGATCACGCTCGGCCAGCAGCCGGTGCTCATCGGCCGCGCCGACGACTCGACGCTCGTCCTCAACGACGACTACGCGTCGACCAGGCACGCGCGCCTCGCCCGCGACGGTGACGACTGGTACGTCGAGGACCTCGGCTCCACCAACGGCACCTATCTGGCCCGCAACAAGGTCACCACTCCCACCCGCGTCCCGCTGGGCACTCCGGTGCGCGTGGGCAAGACAGTGATCGAGTTGCGCCCGTGA
- a CDS encoding DUF3662 and FHA domain-containing protein, which yields MGILQRFERKLEGAVGDGFARVFGGKVVPQEVEAALQREAEDQLQTLGDGAYLVPNKYVIAVSPTDQETFEADRELAIRAFSKHLDEYIHDNGWQTYGDVVVHFEQSPGLHTGQFRARGTVDPDAVPQNLVPQRPPAESGADSMSNNPGYDQGRHGGQYDQGGYQQQQQPGYDQNYGQQQPGYDQNYGQQNYQQPAYDQGYQQQPGYDQGYQQPAQGYDQGYQQPGYDQNYGQQNYQQPAYDQGYQQQPAYDQGYGQQGYDQGGYQQPGYDQGYQQPQGGYAQPQAVTLYLEDGSNRTFALREGTNVIGRGQDAQFRLPDTGVSRRHVEIRWDGYAAVLNDLGSTNGTSVNDVPVSNWELADGDRIRVGHSDIVVRFQ from the coding sequence ATGGGAATCCTGCAGCGGTTCGAGCGCAAGCTCGAGGGCGCGGTGGGCGACGGCTTCGCCCGCGTCTTCGGCGGCAAGGTGGTCCCCCAGGAAGTGGAGGCCGCTCTCCAACGCGAGGCTGAGGATCAGCTGCAAACCCTCGGGGACGGGGCGTACCTGGTACCGAACAAGTACGTCATCGCCGTCTCCCCCACCGATCAGGAGACCTTCGAGGCGGACCGCGAGCTCGCGATCCGTGCCTTCTCGAAGCACCTCGACGAATACATCCATGACAACGGCTGGCAGACTTATGGTGACGTGGTCGTGCACTTCGAGCAGTCACCAGGCCTGCACACGGGCCAGTTCCGGGCCCGCGGCACCGTGGATCCGGATGCAGTCCCCCAGAACCTTGTACCCCAGCGACCACCTGCAGAATCAGGAGCCGATTCGATGAGCAACAATCCCGGATACGACCAGGGACGGCACGGCGGCCAATACGACCAGGGCGGCTACCAGCAGCAGCAACAGCCGGGGTACGACCAGAACTACGGTCAGCAGCAGCCCGGCTACGACCAGAACTACGGCCAGCAGAACTACCAGCAGCCCGCGTACGACCAGGGCTACCAGCAGCAGCCCGGCTACGACCAGGGCTACCAGCAGCCGGCGCAGGGTTACGACCAGGGCTACCAGCAGCCCGGGTACGACCAGAACTACGGCCAGCAGAACTACCAGCAGCCGGCCTACGACCAGGGCTACCAGCAGCAGCCCGCGTACGACCAGGGCTACGGCCAGCAGGGCTACGACCAGGGCGGCTACCAGCAGCCCGGGTACGACCAGGGCTACCAGCAGCCGCAGGGCGGATACGCCCAGCCGCAGGCGGTGACGCTGTACCTGGAGGACGGCTCCAACCGCACCTTCGCGCTGCGCGAGGGCACCAACGTCATCGGCCGCGGCCAGGACGCCCAGTTCCGCCTCCCCGACACGGGCGTCTCGCGCCGGCACGTGGAGATCCGCTGGGACGGCTACGCCGCGGTCCTCAACGACCTCGGCTCCACCAACGGCACCTCCGTCAACGACGTGCCCGTCTCCAACTGGGAGCTCGCCGACGGCGACCGGATCCGCGTCGGCCACTCCGACATCGTGGTCCGCTTCCAGTAG